The following are encoded in a window of Cyprinus carpio isolate SPL01 chromosome B18, ASM1834038v1, whole genome shotgun sequence genomic DNA:
- the LOC109106065 gene encoding RNA polymerase-associated protein LEO1, translating to MADMDELFGSDGDSDNEQRDSGSGSGSDSEHERPRSASNASGSESDRDHDEDEDEDGGKPSNKELFGDDSEDERGSQHSGSQHSGSQSERSGNQSDASMHSDNEHSGSEGHHEEDDDDDERGHRSDLGSPASGAGSHRSDRGSGSPGSEAGSPRSEAGSGHSDPGTPQPSTPHSDGEGSGKDVHSGDEKWGGKSDQSEDEDKQQNSDDERDHSDDEGERQKSESMKGSDSEEDFTRKKKKKIASDSDSDSDLDAQSKKPAANDLFGEADDISSDSDAEKPPTPGQPMDGEDGLEGDQPEEEPAPETRIEVEIPKVSTDLGSELYFVKLPNFLSVEPRPFDPQYYEDEFEDEEMLDEEGRTRLKLKVENTIRWRSRRDEEGNEIKESNARIVKWSDGSMSLHLGNEVFDVYKAPLQGDHNHLFIRQGTGLQGQAVFKTKLTFRPHSTDSATHRKMTLSLADRCSKTQKIRILPMAGRDPESQRNEMIKKEEERLRASIRRESQQRRMREKQHQRGLNAGYLEPDRYDEDEEGEESISLAAIKSKYKGGGLREERARIYSSDSDEGSDEDKAQRLMKAKRLDSDEEGENSGKRKAEEDEESAAKKPKKYVISDEEEEEGEEEDE from the exons ATGGCGGACATGGACGAGCTGTTCGGTAGTGATGGCGATAGCGACAACGAGCAACGAG ATTCCGGCTCTGGTTCTGGCTCTGATTCGGAGCACGAGAGACCCAGATCTGCCAGCAACGCCTCTGGCAGCGAGAGTGACAGAGAtcatgatgaagatgaggatgaagatggTGGAAAGCCGAGCAATAAAGAGCTGTTTGGAGACGACAGTGAAGACGAGCGCGGAAGCCAGCACAGCGGCAGCCAGCACAGCGGCAGCCAATCAGAACGATCCGGCAACCAATCAGACGCGAGTATGCACTCGGACAACGAACACAGCGGGTCAGAGGGCCATCACGAGgaggacgatgatgatgatgagagggGCCACAGATCAGATCTGGGGAGTCCAGCCTCAGGAGCAGGAAGCCACAGGTCTGACAGAGGAAGTGGAAGTCCAGGGTCCGAAGCGGGCAGCCCACGCTCAGAAGCAGGAAGTGGGCATTCAGATCCCGGCACACCTCAACCCAGCACACCTCATTCAGACGGAGAGGGGTCAGGGAAAGACGTCCATTCTGGAGATGAGAAGTGGGGTGGAAAAAGTGACCAATCAGAGGATGAGGACAAACAGCAGAACTCGGATGATGAGAGGGATCATTCTGACGATGAAGGGGAGAGACAAAAATCAG AGTCGATGAAGGGCAGTGACAGCGAGGAGGATTTCACtcggaagaaaaagaaaaaaatagcttcAGACTCCGACTCAGATTCTGACCTTGATGCACAGA gtaagAAGCCAGCAGCAAATGATCTGTTTGGGGAAGCAGATGATATTTCATCAGACAGCGATGCAGAGAAACCTCCCACACCTGGGCAACCAATG GATGGTGAGGACGGTCTGGAGGGAGATCAGCCCGAGGAGGAGCCGGCTCCAGAGACAAGGATCGAAGTGGAGATTCCTAAAGTCAGCACAGATCTGGGCAGTGAGCTCTACTTCGTCAAATTACCCAACTTTCTCAGTGTGGAGCCCAG GCCGTTTGACCCTCAGTACTACGAGGATGAGTTTGAGGATGAGGAGATGTTAGATGAGGAAGGACGAACCCGTCTGAAGCTGAAGGTGGAAAACACCATCAGGTGGCGCTCTCGGCGTGATGAGGAGGGCAATGAAATCAAGGAGAGCAATGCACGAATCGTTAAATGGTCAGATGGCAG CATGTCTCTGCACCTGGGGAATGAGGTGTTCGACGTGTATAAAGCTCCACTGCAGGGTGACCACAACCACCTGTTCATCCGCCAGGGTACAGGACTGCAGGGTCAGGCTGTGTTCAAGACCAAACTCACCTTCag ACCCCACTCCACAGACAGCGCCACACACAGGAAGATGACCCTCTCTCTCGCTGACCGCTGCTCAAAGACACAGAAGATCCGAATTCTGCCCATGGCCGGCAGAGACCCAGAATCCCAGAGAAATGAGAtgataaag aaAGAAGAGGAGAGGTTACGTGCGTCTATCCGCCGCGAATCCCAGCAGAGGCGCATGAGAGAGAAACAGCATCAACGAGGTCTGAATGCTGGGTATCTGGAGCCAGACCGCTATGACGAGGATGAGGAGGGTGAAGAATCCATCAGCCTGGCTGCCATCAAGAGCAAATATAAGGGTGGAGGTCTGAGGG AGGAACGAGCCAGGATCTATTCTTCAGACAGCGATGAAGGTTCTGATGAAGACAAGGCCCAGCGGCTAATGAAGGCCAAGAGACTGGACAGTGATGAG gagggaGAGAACTCTGGAAAGCGGAAGGCAGAGGAAGATGAGGAATCTGCTGCCAAGAAACCCAAAAAATATGTCATCagtgatgaggaggaggaggagggggaagaGGAAGACgagtga